In the genome of Gemmatimonadota bacterium, one region contains:
- a CDS encoding substrate-binding domain-containing protein — protein sequence MRLRHILLPLLVLVLTASTAGAEGQPRLKLATTTSTYDSGLLDILLPPFEQKQNGGIRVDVIAVGTGKALKLAENGDVDAVLVHAPELEEDFVAAGFGVDRRGVMYNDFVVVGPSADQAGIGGTDRVADAFATIARKKALFFSRGDLSGTHQKEQAIWAIAGIDPGGAWYVEVGQGMAATLRMADEKRGYVLIDRGTYLALRATVNLRVLVEYDPPLHNPYSIIAVNPTRWPHVKYGHARALIDYVTSPEGQALIGGYRKYGQQLFTPSAGD from the coding sequence ATGCGTCTCCGCCACATTCTACTACCGCTGCTCGTCCTGGTTTTAACGGCCAGCACGGCCGGCGCGGAAGGCCAGCCCCGGCTTAAGCTCGCGACGACCACCAGCACGTACGACTCGGGACTGCTGGATATCCTCCTGCCGCCCTTTGAACAGAAACAGAATGGCGGGATCCGGGTGGACGTCATCGCCGTGGGTACGGGCAAGGCCCTGAAGCTGGCTGAAAACGGCGACGTGGACGCGGTCCTCGTTCATGCACCGGAACTGGAAGAAGATTTCGTGGCCGCCGGATTCGGGGTGGATCGCCGGGGCGTCATGTACAACGATTTCGTCGTCGTCGGACCGTCCGCCGACCAGGCCGGGATCGGCGGAACGGACAGAGTCGCCGACGCCTTCGCCACGATCGCACGCAAGAAAGCGTTGTTTTTCTCACGAGGAGATCTTTCCGGAACCCACCAGAAGGAGCAGGCGATCTGGGCCATCGCCGGGATCGATCCCGGCGGGGCGTGGTACGTCGAAGTGGGCCAGGGCATGGCGGCCACTCTGCGCATGGCGGATGAGAAACGGGGGTACGTGCTGATCGACCGGGGCACCTACCTTGCCTTAAGGGCAACGGTGAACCTGCGGGTCCTGGTGGAATACGATCCCCCGCTGCACAATCCCTACAGCATCATCGCGGTCAACCCGACGCGCTGGCCGCACGTGAAGTACGGGCACGCACGCGCGCTCATCGATTACGTGACCTCGCCGGAGGGCCAGGCCCTCATCGGCGGTTACCGGAAATACGGACAGCAGTTGTTCACGCCGTCTGCCGGGGATTGA
- a CDS encoding histidinol-phosphate transaminase, producing the protein MLNGINETARTGVSRRRFLTGALATGAALTLADRLALAQTMASGGLTAKDIHGIGVEPGLVRMALNENPIGPSPRALQAIAENMFKINRYSFGGGDIFGALAEFDGIELPPPRELPPGMRGMGGGGGFRFRRQTPFFITAGSGALLTQIALAYLSKGGTEVIEADMGYGDVSRDAEDYQEAGLDVNIIRTPVKDHKHDLDAMLAAITPKTSVVVITNPNNPTGTLLSFEETEKFVAAVPSNVLVVIDEAYIHFVKDPQYRTAASLATKHDNVIVTRTFSKVFGMPGMRLGYGICSQAIQEKLRFYSTGRANALAYAAGEASLKDRNHYNRSRAVVQHFRDRLEDEFTKMGLEYIPSESNFMMVDLGKPSMNIMREMFRKGVMVTNRRRQQMPTWIRVSSGDERETEVFLNVLKEALGKTS; encoded by the coding sequence ATGTTGAACGGTATCAACGAAACGGCCAGGACCGGCGTATCCCGCCGCCGGTTTCTCACGGGCGCACTGGCGACCGGCGCCGCGCTGACGCTGGCCGATCGCCTCGCCCTGGCCCAGACCATGGCATCAGGCGGCCTTACCGCCAAGGACATACACGGGATCGGCGTCGAACCGGGTCTCGTCCGCATGGCGCTGAATGAAAACCCCATCGGACCGTCCCCGCGGGCCTTGCAGGCCATCGCCGAGAACATGTTCAAGATCAACCGGTATTCCTTCGGCGGCGGCGACATCTTCGGCGCGCTGGCCGAATTCGACGGCATCGAACTGCCGCCTCCTCGCGAACTGCCGCCCGGCATGCGTGGCATGGGCGGGGGAGGAGGATTCCGCTTCAGGAGGCAAACACCCTTCTTCATCACGGCGGGATCCGGCGCGCTGCTTACCCAGATCGCGCTGGCCTACCTGAGCAAGGGCGGTACCGAGGTGATCGAGGCGGACATGGGGTACGGCGACGTTTCGCGTGACGCCGAGGACTACCAGGAAGCGGGCCTCGACGTAAACATCATCCGCACGCCCGTGAAGGACCACAAGCACGACCTGGACGCCATGCTCGCGGCGATCACGCCGAAGACCTCCGTGGTGGTCATCACCAATCCGAACAATCCGACCGGTACGCTGCTGTCTTTCGAAGAGACGGAGAAATTCGTTGCCGCCGTGCCCTCGAATGTACTCGTGGTCATCGACGAGGCTTACATTCATTTCGTCAAGGATCCCCAATACAGGACCGCGGCGTCCCTCGCTACGAAGCATGACAACGTGATTGTCACCCGGACCTTCTCCAAGGTCTTCGGCATGCCGGGCATGCGGCTCGGATACGGAATCTGCAGCCAGGCCATCCAGGAGAAACTCCGGTTCTACAGCACGGGCCGCGCCAACGCCCTGGCCTACGCCGCGGGCGAGGCGTCGCTGAAGGACAGGAACCACTACAACCGTTCCCGGGCCGTGGTTCAGCACTTCCGGGACCGGCTGGAAGACGAGTTTACGAAGATGGGACTGGAATACATCCCGTCCGAAAGCAATTTCATGATGGTCGACCTGGGCAAGCCATCGATGAACATCATGCGGGAGATGTTCCGCAAGGGCGTCATGGTTACGAACCGGCGCAGGCAGCAGATGCCCACGTGGATCCGCGTATCCTCCGGCGACGAGCGGGAGACGGAAGTCTTCCTCAACGTGCTGAAAGAAGCGCTGGGCAAGACCAGCTAG
- a CDS encoding neutral/alkaline non-lysosomal ceramidase N-terminal domain-containing protein, with the protein MPQLHFGTGRTVITPPTGVELCGYGPYIERRATAVHQDLHSTALALSDGDGIYVLVSNDLVWTDRSLVDETHRLVRDRYGLDPARVIIANTHTHSGPATMKTVAWGKWDEDYTAGLPELFADAIGQAMSNLEPGRIGFGRTAVPDLSVNRVDEGGEADAEALLMRIDDTRGRMRAAAINFGAHPVTLGADTVICGDYPADGIGKMEKERNGLRVLFFQGSCGDLNCRGFGDGMDMMKANGSLLRERVLPALDHIETTADVKLDGDTYEIALPTEVPDRPGLEAELAECRDRLEASGSDPDPADLRKLRFEVDWRAHRLYLLDGPHPQRLEFRVSWMRINDSVLLAHPLELFLTFGKQIQSASPYPHTMVIGYANETVGYLARPQDFNQEGFGWYAAVFAPRICRHLPFEPDAGTVFRDHLIALLHRIRQREMESA; encoded by the coding sequence ATGCCCCAGTTACACTTCGGCACCGGCCGAACCGTCATCACGCCACCCACAGGGGTCGAGCTTTGCGGATACGGTCCCTACATCGAGCGACGGGCGACGGCGGTCCACCAGGACCTCCACTCCACGGCGCTTGCGCTGTCGGACGGCGACGGGATCTATGTCTTGGTGTCGAACGACCTGGTGTGGACGGACCGCTCCCTGGTCGACGAGACCCACCGCCTCGTCCGCGACCGGTACGGACTCGACCCGGCCCGCGTAATCATCGCCAACACCCATACCCATTCCGGTCCGGCCACCATGAAGACCGTGGCCTGGGGGAAATGGGACGAGGATTACACAGCGGGGTTGCCGGAGTTGTTCGCCGACGCCATCGGGCAGGCGATGTCCAACCTGGAACCCGGGCGCATAGGGTTCGGGAGAACGGCCGTACCGGACCTTTCGGTCAACCGGGTCGACGAGGGAGGGGAAGCCGACGCGGAAGCGCTGCTGATGCGCATCGACGATACCCGCGGCCGGATGCGCGCCGCCGCGATCAATTTCGGCGCCCACCCCGTTACACTCGGCGCCGACACCGTAATCTGCGGCGACTATCCGGCCGATGGGATCGGGAAGATGGAAAAAGAACGGAATGGACTGCGGGTACTGTTCTTCCAAGGCAGTTGCGGCGACCTCAACTGCCGGGGATTCGGCGATGGCATGGATATGATGAAGGCGAACGGTTCACTGCTGCGCGAACGCGTCCTGCCGGCCCTGGATCATATCGAGACGACCGCAGACGTGAAGTTGGACGGCGACACCTACGAAATCGCCCTGCCCACGGAAGTACCGGACCGACCCGGGCTTGAAGCGGAACTGGCCGAATGCCGCGATCGTCTCGAGGCTTCGGGCAGTGATCCGGATCCCGCAGACCTGCGCAAACTGCGCTTCGAAGTAGACTGGCGCGCGCACCGTCTCTACCTGCTCGACGGACCCCATCCGCAGCGGCTGGAGTTCCGCGTTTCGTGGATGCGCATCAACGATTCCGTGCTACTCGCCCATCCGCTGGAGTTGTTCCTGACCTTCGGAAAGCAGATCCAGTCGGCCTCCCCTTACCCGCACACCATGGTCATCGGGTACGCCAACGAGACCGTCGGCTACCTGGCGCGGCCTCAGGATTTCAACCAGGAAGGATTCGGCTGGTACGCCGCGGTGTTCGCGCCGCGGATCTGCCGCCATCTGCCCTTTGAACCCGATGCGGGCACCGTGTTTCGTGATCACCTCATTGCCCTGCTTCACCGTATCAGGCAACGGGAAATGGAATCCGCCTGA
- a CDS encoding putative porin — protein MRIRHILMCACTLAVLANVAPAVAQEDDRFSWNGMIRTRLQGDYQDGSRAVNRFMYGAFLNATLRVSDQIDVTGKVMTGNPKAIVVADWMSYGDLFVRENPHISWMYARIRPNPSLTLTAGKFPLPFFRPTQVVLDSDLSPEGLAQQITAKNDDGSATFGLNLGQFMINQLASPVKDLDRTYFLGGQALVRFTQSGKSQTLAVAYYTVAGADSLFAAQNLRSPALIVAANSNRANADRTGYLSEFRMINFSGQYTQTVNGRPLALNADYVFNMGADDMRHGITGSLMYGSTGKVGDTRAGFQAFLMQQDATLASFSNIDYTQTNTKGAGLIFGHHLIEKLTVDIHLYTRKYDSPETLVSPATNNAWRTRLRVMFMLRLN, from the coding sequence ATGCGGATCAGACACATCCTGATGTGCGCCTGTACCCTCGCCGTGCTTGCGAACGTCGCTCCCGCCGTAGCCCAGGAGGACGACCGATTCTCCTGGAACGGCATGATCAGGACCAGGCTCCAGGGCGACTATCAGGATGGCAGCCGGGCGGTGAACCGCTTCATGTACGGAGCCTTCCTGAACGCTACGTTACGTGTATCGGACCAAATCGACGTGACCGGCAAGGTCATGACGGGCAATCCCAAAGCCATCGTCGTTGCTGACTGGATGAGTTACGGTGACCTGTTTGTACGCGAGAACCCCCATATTTCCTGGATGTACGCGCGCATCAGGCCCAATCCCTCGCTCACCCTGACCGCGGGCAAGTTCCCCCTGCCCTTCTTCCGTCCGACCCAGGTGGTGCTGGACAGCGATCTCTCTCCGGAGGGACTGGCTCAGCAGATCACCGCGAAAAACGATGACGGCTCCGCCACCTTCGGCCTGAACCTGGGCCAGTTCATGATCAACCAACTGGCCTCGCCGGTAAAGGACCTTGACCGGACCTATTTCCTGGGGGGGCAGGCCCTGGTCCGTTTTACCCAGTCCGGCAAGTCCCAGACTCTCGCTGTGGCCTACTATACGGTGGCGGGCGCGGATTCCCTCTTCGCCGCGCAGAACCTGAGGTCCCCCGCGCTGATCGTTGCGGCGAATTCCAACCGGGCCAACGCGGACCGAACCGGATACCTGTCCGAATTCAGAATGATCAACTTCAGCGGCCAGTACACCCAGACCGTGAACGGGCGACCGCTGGCGCTCAACGCAGACTACGTCTTCAATATGGGCGCCGACGACATGCGGCACGGTATCACAGGTTCGCTGATGTACGGCAGTACAGGAAAGGTCGGCGATACCCGGGCCGGGTTCCAGGCTTTCCTCATGCAGCAAGACGCCACGCTTGCATCCTTCAGTAACATCGACTACACCCAGACCAATACGAAAGGCGCCGGCCTCATTTTCGGCCATCATCTGATCGAGAAGCTGACGGTCGATATCCACCTGTACACCCGCAAGTACGATTCCCCCGAAACACTCGTCTCCCCCGCGACCAACAACGCGTGGCGAACACGCCTTCGCGTCATGTTCATGCTCCGGTTGAATTGA
- a CDS encoding alpha/beta hydrolase — translation MSLIRLPLFVTWGLVVLWFLLDVTNLVAGGPFSINWTIPAAAAWLSVICLRAGRGYGGFLSAALIYTAGVRLLVILLAILGKTAGLEGEYFTWGRSALFGLVIPHVVLWPVVTFIAGTLIWPVLALAMRRRQVSYRGAAMGVVVILLIVFIGLPYLISTLYTGGVGPRRKAQNTPADYGLAYEDLTLTTTDGVKLAAWYIPNDTGRGTVIYCHGHTNHRGQMLDQAAFLHENGFSGLLIDFRRHGDSDGDLTTFGYYEWRDVQAALRYAVDERGEEGPVILWGISMGAATALLTAAEESEIDAVIAESSFYAASETLRGDLSRMFGLPTVPFGFLTGTITELRVGIKIDSLDLGRAVSGLGDTAVLLVGGTADRRMPLSNNERLYDQVPGAKKENYVVEGGTHGDIWEMARDEYGDRVLAFLKRSGFPDHPEPSAGDGDSEEITR, via the coding sequence ATGTCGCTCATCCGCCTGCCCCTGTTCGTTACCTGGGGCCTGGTCGTCCTGTGGTTCCTGCTGGACGTCACGAACCTCGTGGCGGGCGGACCCTTCAGTATCAACTGGACCATTCCGGCCGCCGCCGCCTGGCTCTCGGTCATCTGTCTCCGCGCGGGCAGGGGTTACGGCGGATTTCTTTCCGCGGCACTGATCTATACGGCGGGCGTCCGCCTGCTGGTCATACTGCTGGCGATACTGGGCAAGACGGCCGGGCTCGAAGGCGAGTATTTCACCTGGGGACGCAGCGCGCTGTTCGGCCTGGTCATTCCCCACGTCGTCCTGTGGCCGGTCGTCACCTTCATTGCGGGCACGCTGATCTGGCCGGTTCTGGCCCTGGCCATGCGCCGGAGACAGGTCTCGTACCGGGGCGCTGCCATGGGCGTTGTGGTTATTCTTCTTATCGTCTTCATCGGCCTGCCATACCTCATATCGACCCTGTACACCGGCGGCGTGGGGCCTCGTCGCAAGGCGCAGAACACGCCTGCGGACTATGGGCTGGCCTACGAAGACTTGACGCTGACCACGACCGACGGTGTGAAGCTGGCCGCCTGGTACATCCCGAACGACACCGGCCGGGGCACGGTCATCTACTGCCATGGCCACACCAATCACCGGGGCCAGATGCTCGACCAGGCCGCCTTTCTTCACGAAAACGGGTTCAGCGGGCTCCTGATCGACTTCCGCCGCCACGGGGACAGTGACGGCGATTTGACCACATTCGGTTATTATGAATGGCGCGACGTGCAGGCGGCCCTGAGGTACGCGGTCGACGAGCGGGGCGAAGAGGGACCGGTCATCCTGTGGGGCATTTCCATGGGCGCGGCCACCGCGCTGCTCACGGCGGCGGAAGAGTCCGAGATCGACGCCGTCATCGCCGAGAGCAGCTTCTACGCGGCCTCCGAAACGCTGCGCGGCGACCTGAGCCGGATGTTCGGCCTGCCCACGGTACCCTTCGGGTTTCTGACGGGTACCATCACGGAACTCCGCGTGGGCATCAAGATTGATTCTCTGGACCTCGGCCGGGCAGTATCCGGCCTGGGGGACACGGCCGTGCTCCTCGTGGGCGGCACGGCGGACCGTCGTATGCCGCTGTCGAACAACGAGCGGCTGTACGATCAGGTCCCCGGCGCGAAGAAGGAGAACTACGTCGTTGAGGGAGGCACCCACGGCGACATTTGGGAAATGGCGCGGGACGAATACGGGGACAGGGTCCTGGCATTCCTGAAGAGGTCGGGGTTTCCCGATCACCCGGAGCCGTCCGCCGGAGATGGGGATTCCGAAGAGATCACCAGATAG
- the ppk2 gene encoding polyphosphate kinase 2 codes for EWLVDQGKKVVVVCEGRDAAGKGGTISRITARLNPRVCRVAALAKPTDREQSQWYFQRYVAHLPSAGEIVLFDRSWYNRAGVDRVMGFCTEEEYREFLRTCPEFERMLLRSDIRLIKYWFSVSAKEQERRFKNRIKDPLKSWKFSDMDRQSYMKWDEYSHAKDEMMNYTDIKQAPWYVVPSDSKRRARLNCITHLLSLFPYDRDPTTAEIELPDRETDSGYVRPPMDDQRFIPEVY; via the coding sequence AGGAATGGCTGGTCGACCAGGGCAAAAAGGTCGTGGTGGTCTGCGAGGGCCGCGACGCGGCCGGAAAGGGCGGCACCATCTCGCGCATCACCGCGCGGCTCAATCCCCGCGTCTGCCGCGTGGCCGCCCTGGCCAAGCCGACGGACCGGGAGCAGTCGCAGTGGTATTTCCAGCGGTACGTCGCGCACCTGCCTTCGGCCGGTGAGATCGTCCTCTTCGACCGGAGCTGGTACAACCGCGCGGGCGTCGACCGGGTAATGGGGTTCTGCACGGAGGAGGAGTACCGGGAGTTCCTCCGGACCTGCCCCGAGTTCGAGCGCATGCTCCTCCGCTCCGACATCCGGCTGATCAAGTACTGGTTCTCGGTGAGCGCGAAGGAACAGGAACGGCGGTTCAAGAACCGGATCAAGGACCCTCTGAAAAGCTGGAAGTTCAGCGATATGGACCGGCAGTCCTACATGAAGTGGGACGAGTATTCACACGCCAAGGACGAGATGATGAACTATACCGACATCAAGCAGGCGCCGTGGTACGTCGTGCCGTCCGACAGCAAGCGGCGCGCGCGCCTGAACTGCATCACCCACCTGCTGAGCCTCTTTCCCTACGACCGCGATCCCACCACCGCGGAAATCGAACTGCCGGACCGCGAAACCGACTCCGGCTACGTGCGCCCCCCCATGGACGACCAGCGGTTCATCCCCGAAGTGTACTGA
- a CDS encoding alkaline phosphatase family protein: MSIAGFIRTGLILSLLLFIPSDSHGTASQPIHQESVSPQSQGASTPAGPSDPPRLAVLIIVDQFRHDYLQRFEDLFVEDGFRRFMDRGAWMQDARFTHVHASTSPGHSVVTSGTYAHKTGMVNNAWYSRSTGVFRPSLVDPESHILGLWPTATGRASTRELVGSSLADELRMATRYRGKAITISLKDYSAMISAGKMGAPYWFEASLGRITSSSYFMDDLPDWVKRFNDRKIPDQSFGRKWERLLPEELYLERAGKDVREGEEDNRDSGIVFPHVTKGGLEAPGPRYWNAFKHTPWSTDYQLEFARQAIIEEELGQDDIPDVLVICLSANDYIGHDFGPFSQESMDATLRTDRQLADFFAFLDERVGRDRTLLVLTADHGAMELPEQLALRGLEAGRAGPEPLTALVEEALDGLHGDDDWVLHVAESGVYLNWEAIDSRGLSRAEVEETAAAAVATHPAVMRAFTRHRIERRLLPESNLTKTVYHSFHSVNSGDIMLIATPFYLLLGEYGSATVGTSHGWPHDYDTHIPIMFHGPWIAPGHYRHSVDAADITPTICNLLRITLPSNRDGRILDEIIR, from the coding sequence ATGTCCATCGCTGGTTTCATCAGGACGGGTTTGATTCTGTCGCTGCTGTTGTTCATTCCGTCCGATTCCCATGGCACCGCCAGCCAACCCATACACCAGGAAAGCGTCAGCCCGCAGTCTCAGGGCGCATCGACGCCCGCAGGACCGTCCGACCCGCCCCGGCTCGCGGTATTGATCATCGTGGACCAGTTCCGCCACGACTACCTGCAGCGGTTCGAAGACCTCTTCGTGGAGGACGGATTCCGCCGGTTCATGGACCGCGGCGCGTGGATGCAGGACGCCCGTTTCACGCATGTGCACGCCTCCACTTCACCGGGCCACAGCGTGGTCACCTCCGGAACCTACGCCCACAAGACGGGGATGGTCAACAACGCGTGGTACAGCCGGTCCACGGGGGTGTTTCGGCCGTCGCTGGTGGATCCGGAAAGTCACATCCTCGGATTGTGGCCCACCGCGACCGGACGCGCCTCCACGCGGGAACTGGTCGGCTCTTCCCTGGCGGACGAACTGCGCATGGCCACGCGCTACCGGGGCAAGGCCATCACGATATCACTCAAGGACTACAGCGCCATGATCTCCGCCGGGAAGATGGGCGCGCCGTACTGGTTTGAAGCGTCCCTGGGCCGGATCACGTCGAGCAGCTACTTCATGGACGATCTGCCCGACTGGGTCAAGCGCTTCAACGACCGGAAAATCCCGGACCAGTCCTTCGGCCGCAAATGGGAACGCCTGCTGCCGGAGGAACTGTACCTTGAACGGGCGGGGAAAGACGTCCGGGAGGGCGAGGAGGACAACCGGGACAGCGGGATCGTCTTCCCCCACGTGACGAAAGGCGGCCTGGAGGCTCCGGGCCCTCGGTACTGGAATGCCTTCAAGCACACGCCCTGGTCGACCGACTACCAGCTGGAATTCGCCCGGCAGGCGATCATCGAGGAAGAACTGGGGCAGGACGACATCCCGGACGTCCTGGTCATCTGTCTCTCCGCCAATGACTACATCGGCCACGATTTCGGCCCCTTCAGCCAGGAATCCATGGACGCCACGCTGCGCACGGACCGGCAACTGGCGGACTTCTTCGCCTTCCTCGACGAACGGGTCGGGCGCGACCGCACCCTCCTGGTCCTGACGGCCGACCACGGCGCCATGGAACTGCCGGAGCAGTTGGCGCTCCGGGGCCTGGAGGCCGGACGGGCCGGACCGGAACCGCTGACGGCGCTGGTGGAGGAGGCCCTGGACGGGCTGCACGGCGACGACGACTGGGTCCTGCACGTGGCGGAATCGGGCGTGTACCTGAACTGGGAGGCCATCGACAGCCGCGGCCTGAGCCGGGCCGAGGTGGAAGAGACGGCGGCCGCGGCCGTCGCGACCCATCCGGCCGTAATGAGGGCCTTTACGCGCCACCGCATCGAACGGCGGCTGTTGCCGGAATCAAACCTCACGAAGACGGTCTATCACAGCTTCCATTCCGTCAACAGCGGCGACATTATGCTTATCGCCACGCCCTTCTACCTGCTGCTGGGCGAGTACGGGTCGGCCACGGTGGGCACTTCCCACGGATGGCCCCACGACTACGATACGCACATTCCGATCATGTTCCACGGGCCGTGGATCGCACCCGGCCACTACCGGCACTCCGTCGACGCGGCGGATATCACGCCGACGATCTGCAACCTGCTGCGGATCACCCTGCCGTCGAACCGCGATGGACGCATTCTGGACGAGATCATCCGGTAG
- a CDS encoding Gfo/Idh/MocA family oxidoreductase produces MIRIGILGIGFMGTTHFMAVRNLANAEVGAICTRDERKLSGDWRHIQGNFGGGGGVQDLTGIRTCTDIEEVLSDPDIDLVDVCLPTALHHDVVLRALDAGKHVIVEKPIALGLDEADRMIRKAGEVGRTLMVAHVLKFFPEFAFLAQAIDDGRYGRLLGLHLKRVISKPLWGEGNWFDDYERTGAAGIDLHIHDTDYLRYLFGMPDSVHADGMTSPNGYVLYLNTQYGYENRDFTVSSQCGAISSAAFEHGYDAYFEEGTLWYNVLSDRPVTLYTPDGGRTEPEIDFPEAFEAQLGYAVNTLEKGTDPALVSASAARDALRICHGEAESVKSGETVRFTD; encoded by the coding sequence TTGATACGAATCGGCATCCTGGGCATCGGGTTCATGGGAACGACCCATTTCATGGCCGTCAGGAACCTGGCCAATGCGGAAGTGGGGGCCATCTGCACCCGGGACGAGCGTAAGCTGAGCGGCGACTGGCGGCACATCCAGGGCAACTTCGGTGGCGGCGGCGGCGTGCAGGACCTGACCGGGATCCGCACCTGTACCGATATCGAAGAGGTGCTCAGCGACCCGGACATCGACCTGGTCGACGTGTGTCTGCCCACGGCCCTGCACCACGACGTCGTTCTGCGCGCGCTGGACGCCGGCAAGCACGTGATCGTCGAGAAACCCATCGCCCTTGGTCTGGACGAGGCGGACCGCATGATCCGCAAGGCCGGGGAGGTTGGCAGGACGTTGATGGTCGCCCACGTGCTGAAGTTCTTCCCGGAATTCGCCTTCCTGGCGCAGGCCATCGACGACGGACGCTACGGGCGCCTCCTGGGACTGCACCTCAAGCGGGTCATCTCCAAGCCCCTCTGGGGCGAAGGCAACTGGTTCGATGACTACGAGCGGACCGGCGCGGCGGGCATCGACCTGCACATACACGACACCGACTACCTGCGCTATCTCTTCGGCATGCCGGACAGCGTACACGCCGACGGCATGACGAGTCCGAACGGCTACGTGCTCTACCTGAACACGCAATACGGGTATGAAAACCGGGACTTCACCGTCTCGTCCCAGTGCGGGGCGATCAGCTCGGCCGCCTTCGAACACGGCTACGACGCCTATTTCGAGGAAGGCACGCTCTGGTACAACGTGCTCTCCGACCGGCCGGTCACGCTCTACACCCCCGACGGCGGCAGAACCGAGCCCGAAATCGATTTCCCCGAGGCCTTCGAAGCCCAGCTGGGATATGCCGTCAACACCCTGGAGAAAGGTACGGACCCCGCCCTGGTTTCGGCTTCGGCGGCCCGCGACGCCCTGCGAATCTGTCACGGCGAAGCCGAATCGGTGAAGTCGGGCGAGACCGTGCGGTTCACGGACTGA
- a CDS encoding nitroreductase family protein, protein MKDPVFRPLSTYQEYPPDEMERRAEAFYRALSRRRTVRDFSDRPVPKSIVDNCLLAAGTAPSGANMQPWHFAAVSDPEIKAKIRVAAEREERQFYREKAPQEWLDALAPLGTDEHKLFLETAPWLIAIFVQRHGVLPDGRSVKHYYALESVGIATGMLIAAVHQAGLASLTHTPSPMNFLNRLLGRPANERPFLLLVVGYPADDAEVPVITKKPLEDIASFV, encoded by the coding sequence GTGAAAGATCCCGTGTTTCGACCCCTGTCGACCTACCAGGAATACCCGCCCGATGAGATGGAGCGGCGGGCGGAAGCATTCTACCGGGCGCTTAGCCGGCGGCGCACGGTCCGTGATTTCTCCGACCGGCCCGTGCCGAAGTCGATCGTCGATAACTGCCTGCTGGCGGCCGGAACGGCGCCCAGCGGCGCGAACATGCAGCCGTGGCATTTCGCCGCGGTGTCCGATCCGGAGATCAAAGCGAAAATCCGCGTCGCCGCCGAGCGGGAGGAGCGACAGTTCTACCGCGAGAAAGCGCCGCAGGAATGGCTCGACGCCCTGGCTCCGCTGGGAACCGACGAACACAAGCTTTTCCTTGAAACAGCCCCGTGGCTGATCGCGATCTTCGTCCAGCGCCACGGCGTGCTGCCCGACGGCCGGAGCGTCAAGCACTATTACGCCCTGGAATCGGTGGGTATCGCCACGGGGATGCTGATCGCGGCGGTGCATCAGGCCGGCCTGGCGTCGCTCACCCACACGCCGAGTCCCATGAATTTCCTGAACCGCCTGCTCGGCAGGCCGGCCAATGAGCGTCCCTTTCTGCTCCTGGTCGTCGGCTACCCGGCGGATGACGCGGAAGTGCCGGTAATCACGAAGAAGCCGCTCGAGGACATTGCCTCGTTTGTTTGA